In Streptomyces hawaiiensis, one genomic interval encodes:
- a CDS encoding class I SAM-dependent methyltransferase has protein sequence MPRSDTTRPRPAWFFREYEPVGIDLGSPAAVAAYDRNQGTDPDADDALLDRLGVVAGSRLVDLACGTGSLVVQAARRGAEAHGVDVSEEMLAFAQARAERVGASAGWHRAGFLDYVHRAGHADVVTTKSALHQLPDFWKQQALLNVAVMLRPGGTFYLWDVIFSFPPADFEERLQRWIETAGRPEDQGFTRADFEAHVREEFSTYAWILEGMLERAGFEIVSHAPRTPTHGEFVCRRR, from the coding sequence ATGCCACGAAGTGACACGACCCGCCCACGCCCCGCATGGTTCTTCCGCGAGTACGAGCCTGTTGGCATCGACCTCGGCAGCCCGGCCGCGGTGGCCGCCTACGACCGCAACCAAGGCACCGACCCGGATGCCGACGACGCACTACTCGACCGACTCGGTGTCGTCGCGGGCAGCCGCCTTGTCGACCTGGCCTGCGGCACCGGCTCACTGGTGGTCCAGGCGGCACGACGCGGGGCCGAGGCGCACGGCGTCGACGTCTCGGAGGAGATGCTCGCCTTCGCCCAGGCCAGGGCGGAACGGGTCGGTGCCAGCGCAGGCTGGCACCGAGCGGGGTTCTTGGACTACGTCCACCGCGCGGGGCATGCGGACGTGGTGACCACCAAGTCGGCCCTGCATCAACTGCCGGATTTCTGGAAGCAGCAGGCGCTCCTGAACGTGGCCGTCATGCTGCGGCCAGGCGGCACCTTCTACCTGTGGGACGTCATCTTCAGCTTCCCACCTGCCGACTTTGAAGAGCGTCTGCAGCGATGGATCGAAACCGCAGGACGTCCTGAGGACCAAGGCTTCACCCGGGCGGACTTCGAGGCGCATGTCCGGGAGGAGTTCTCCACCTACGCCTGGATCCTGGAGGGCATGCTGGAGCGGGCCGGCTTCGAGATCGTCTCGCATGCGCCCCGCACGCCGACACACGGTGAGTTCGTCTGCCGCCGCCGGTAG
- a CDS encoding VOC family protein: MPGSESRRSRQEKDQRFVPLSSTSWPSALMLGDASADQAEVGSFAAPAALGGGTSVTLHVFVPDVDSLAERAEAAGAEILQPPTDMFHGDRTVILKDPSGHMWVFLTHLEDVSKEELRRRLVATG; this comes from the coding sequence CTGCCCGGGTCCGAATCCCGTAGATCGCGGCAAGAGAAGGATCAAAGATTCGTCCCGCTATCGAGCACTTCCTGGCCGTCGGCGCTGATGCTGGGCGACGCCAGCGCGGACCAGGCGGAGGTCGGCTCCTTCGCCGCACCGGCCGCGCTCGGTGGAGGAACGTCGGTCACGCTGCATGTCTTTGTGCCGGACGTGGACAGCTTGGCGGAGCGCGCGGAGGCTGCCGGCGCCGAGATTCTCCAGCCGCCGACAGATATGTTTCATGGTGACCGCACCGTCATCCTCAAGGACCCTTCGGGTCACATGTGGGTATTTCTGACCCACTTGGAAGACGTCTCGAAAGAGGAGCTTCGGCGCCGGCTGGTCGCCACCGGGTGA
- a CDS encoding GNAT family N-acetyltransferase has product MAFGTFLGVPDPFGTVDYVRTRWAADPRAAFAAAVEGELAGSNFATNWGSVGYFGPLTVRPDLWDQGIGRRLMEPVMDCFDAWGNQHLGLFTFSHSAKHLELYRRYGFWPRFLTAIMKKQVADGAAVPGRVLYGELPAAERPDALSLCRALTGAVYEGLSLEREIVAVHAQGLGDTILLHGAGSELDGLAVCHCGAGSEAGTDVCFVKFGAVRPGPEAADRFERLLDACERSAVERGLGELDAGVNLGRPDAYRRMIDRGFRTWLQGVTMHRPNEPGYSHPDAYVIDDWR; this is encoded by the coding sequence ATGGCCTTCGGGACGTTCCTCGGGGTCCCCGATCCCTTCGGGACCGTCGACTACGTCCGCACCCGCTGGGCGGCAGATCCACGCGCGGCGTTCGCGGCGGCGGTCGAGGGCGAGCTCGCCGGATCGAACTTCGCCACCAACTGGGGCAGCGTCGGTTACTTCGGCCCGCTGACCGTGCGTCCGGATCTGTGGGACCAGGGCATCGGCAGGCGTCTGATGGAGCCTGTCATGGACTGCTTCGACGCCTGGGGGAACCAGCACCTCGGCCTGTTCACCTTCTCGCACAGTGCCAAGCACCTTGAGCTCTACCGCCGGTACGGTTTCTGGCCTCGATTCCTCACAGCCATCATGAAGAAGCAGGTCGCAGACGGTGCCGCAGTCCCCGGCCGGGTGCTCTATGGCGAACTGCCCGCCGCCGAGCGGCCCGACGCGCTGAGCCTCTGTCGCGCACTGACCGGAGCCGTGTACGAGGGCCTGAGCCTGGAACGCGAGATCGTGGCCGTGCACGCGCAGGGACTCGGTGACACCATCCTGCTCCATGGTGCTGGCTCCGAGCTCGATGGCCTGGCCGTCTGCCACTGCGGAGCCGGGTCGGAGGCCGGCACCGACGTGTGCTTCGTCAAATTCGGCGCCGTACGTCCTGGTCCGGAGGCCGCCGACCGGTTCGAGCGACTGCTCGACGCGTGCGAGCGGTCGGCCGTCGAGCGCGGACTGGGGGAGTTGGATGCCGGAGTGAACCTGGGCCGCCCGGATGCCTACCGGCGCATGATCGACCGCGGTTTCCGCACTTGGTTGCAGGGCGTGACCATGCACAGGCCCAACGAACCCGGATACAGCCACCCCGACGCGTATGTGATCGACGACTGGCGCTGA
- a CDS encoding MFS transporter, producing the protein MTGTHPDRAGGRDPGIIAVLGAFVLNGALLGSWAPRVPGLGAQIGADEGALGLSLLGASVGMIAASILAGRLCAAFGARVVMTVSGIAGSAMLPALGLARSPATLGLLLIVLGAMVGVMDVAMNVAGVTATRRTGRAIMPLFHAAFSFGTLAGSVGAAVAAGQGWAPSRHFVIVAVICGGVTVGIARWIPVEELLRVPAESGRAGRAPFRRPVLWLLGGVALCASIAEGATADWSALFGVQERGFSEATGALIYSCFSITMACTRLCGEAIQRRWGAPRMLIGGAAIGGLGLATGVMAPSPALTFTGFAVAGIGLAYASPVVMELSGAAGRRADGSGGEREVAFATTLAYSGFLLGPPMVGGVAELTSLPVALGAVAVLVLLIGPLTLAAGTFRRRELSSAEESA; encoded by the coding sequence ATGACCGGTACCCATCCGGACCGAGCCGGCGGCCGGGACCCGGGGATCATCGCGGTACTCGGTGCGTTCGTTCTCAACGGCGCGCTGCTTGGCTCGTGGGCCCCTCGGGTGCCGGGGCTGGGCGCGCAGATCGGTGCGGACGAGGGTGCGCTGGGGCTGTCCCTGCTCGGTGCCAGCGTAGGTATGATCGCCGCTTCGATTCTCGCCGGTCGGCTGTGCGCGGCGTTCGGCGCTCGCGTCGTGATGACGGTGTCCGGCATTGCCGGCTCCGCAATGCTTCCGGCTCTGGGACTGGCGAGGTCGCCCGCGACGCTCGGCCTGCTGCTGATCGTGCTCGGTGCAATGGTCGGCGTGATGGACGTGGCGATGAACGTGGCCGGCGTGACAGCGACCCGGCGGACCGGCCGGGCCATCATGCCGCTGTTCCACGCGGCCTTCAGTTTCGGCACGCTGGCCGGTTCGGTCGGCGCTGCGGTCGCGGCCGGACAAGGGTGGGCACCGAGCCGTCATTTCGTCATCGTCGCGGTGATCTGCGGCGGCGTCACCGTCGGCATCGCCCGCTGGATCCCCGTCGAGGAACTACTGAGGGTGCCCGCAGAGAGCGGGCGCGCCGGGCGGGCACCGTTCAGGCGGCCCGTGCTGTGGCTGCTCGGCGGCGTGGCACTGTGTGCCTCGATAGCCGAAGGAGCGACCGCGGACTGGTCGGCACTGTTCGGTGTGCAGGAGCGCGGTTTCAGCGAGGCCACCGGCGCCCTGATCTACTCGTGCTTCTCGATCACCATGGCGTGCACCCGCTTGTGCGGTGAGGCGATCCAGCGTCGTTGGGGCGCACCACGGATGCTCATCGGGGGTGCGGCGATCGGTGGGCTGGGGCTGGCCACCGGGGTCATGGCGCCGTCGCCGGCGCTCACCTTCACCGGCTTCGCTGTCGCTGGTATCGGTTTGGCGTACGCGTCTCCCGTCGTCATGGAGTTGAGTGGCGCGGCCGGGCGACGGGCCGACGGGAGCGGTGGTGAGCGCGAGGTTGCGTTTGCGACAACCCTTGCCTACAGCGGGTTCTTGCTCGGCCCTCCCATGGTGGGTGGGGTCGCCGAGCTGACCAGTCTGCCGGTCGCGCTTGGCGCTGTCGCGGTGCTCGTGTTGTTGATCGGCCCTCTGACTCTGGCCGCGGGTACTTTCCGGCGCCGGGAGTTGTCGTCGGCCGAGGAGTCAGCGTGA
- a CDS encoding DUF6207 family protein: MDPIRETHVSEPGLLVVDVAAAADATVLAFQQLLADRWATATAEQTWTRDAVQSGRTVALLSGPASAAHCRCRGRPDHGADQARP; this comes from the coding sequence ATGGACCCGATCCGCGAGACACACGTAAGCGAGCCGGGCCTGCTCGTCGTTGACGTCGCGGCCGCCGCCGACGCCACCGTGCTGGCCTTCCAGCAGCTGCTCGCCGACCGGTGGGCGACGGCCACAGCGGAGCAGACATGGACGCGGGACGCCGTTCAGTCGGGACGTACGGTTGCGCTGCTCTCTGGACCTGCGTCAGCAGCTCACTGCCGCTGCCGTGGTCGGCCCGACCACGGAGCCGACCAGGCCCGGCCCTGA
- a CDS encoding transposase: MAGVITASEPSWIAPFTGLSPRAFGKLVTVLRREGADAVRKGRPWGLSLEDRALLVTAYWRTNLTMRQLAPLFGVSKSATDRVIDHLGPMLALQPRKRFAKDTVLIVDGTLVPTRDHTIAEQSKNYRYSTNHQVVIDADTRLVVVVGRPLPGNRNDCKAWEESGAKAAVGRTVTIADGGYPGTGLVMPHRRRRGEELPDWKEAHNKSHKQVRARVEHVFARMKTWKILCDCRLKGDGVHYAMHGIARMHNLALAG, encoded by the coding sequence GTGGCTGGTGTGATCACGGCGTCGGAGCCGTCCTGGATAGCCCCGTTCACCGGGCTGAGCCCGCGTGCCTTCGGGAAGCTGGTGACCGTGCTGCGGCGCGAGGGTGCCGACGCGGTCCGAAAGGGCCGGCCGTGGGGCCTGTCCCTGGAGGACCGGGCGCTGCTGGTTACGGCGTACTGGCGCACAAATTTGACGATGCGCCAGCTCGCCCCGTTGTTCGGGGTGTCCAAGTCCGCGACGGACCGCGTAATTGACCATCTCGGGCCGATGCTCGCGCTCCAGCCCCGCAAGCGGTTCGCCAAGGACACCGTGCTCATCGTGGACGGCACCTTGGTGCCCACCCGCGACCACACCATCGCCGAGCAGTCGAAGAACTACCGGTACTCCACCAACCATCAGGTCGTGATCGACGCCGACACCCGGCTCGTCGTCGTGGTCGGCCGACCGCTGCCCGGGAACCGCAACGACTGCAAGGCGTGGGAGGAATCCGGCGCCAAGGCCGCTGTCGGCAGGACAGTCACGATCGCGGACGGCGGCTATCCCGGCACGGGACTCGTCATGCCCCATCGCCGACGCAGAGGCGAAGAGCTGCCCGACTGGAAGGAAGCACACAACAAGTCCCACAAACAGGTCCGCGCCCGCGTCGAGCACGTCTTCGCCCGCATGAAGACCTGGAAGATCCTCTGCGACTGCCGTCTCAAAGGCGACGGAGTCCACTACGCCATGCACGGCATCGCCCGGATGCACAACCTCGCCCTCGCCGGATGA
- a CDS encoding MarR family winged helix-turn-helix transcriptional regulator, with translation MLASLRHSEALTPSELAAIEGLQAQSLTRVLNELQEQGRIRRSRSNVDARRQNVVIAEAGREPGESM, from the coding sequence ATGTTGGCCAGCCTGCGTCACAGTGAGGCGTTGACCCCCTCGGAACTCGCCGCCATCGAAGGACTACAGGCACAGTCTCTGACCCGCGTACTCAATGAACTGCAGGAGCAGGGCCGCATCCGTCGTTCGCGCAGCAACGTGGACGCTCGCCGCCAGAACGTCGTCATCGCCGAAGCGGGACGTGAGCCCGGCGAGAGCATGTGA
- a CDS encoding DUF6336 family protein, which translates to MRTEDAIIRPLLRIRDVAARGALYGLAAVPLLGVVSLFVGDHHDRTTFLAVAGGFAAAMAVVGILIGLFFWWACGGDIRRCRDWRTVRGQAGPVTVAAPVLLRIGVLALVLFPGAFGLYHLVDGAGYGSWLYGD; encoded by the coding sequence ATGCGTACCGAGGACGCGATCATCCGACCCCTGCTCCGGATCAGGGACGTGGCGGCGCGCGGGGCCCTGTACGGGCTGGCCGCCGTGCCCCTGCTCGGGGTGGTCTCCCTGTTCGTCGGCGACCACCACGACCGGACGACCTTCCTCGCCGTCGCCGGAGGGTTCGCCGCCGCCATGGCCGTGGTGGGGATCCTTATCGGGCTCTTCTTCTGGTGGGCCTGCGGGGGAGACATCCGGCGCTGCCGCGACTGGCGCACCGTCAGGGGCCAGGCCGGGCCCGTGACCGTCGCGGCCCCGGTCCTGCTGCGGATCGGAGTGCTGGCCCTGGTGCTGTTCCCGGGCGCCTTCGGCCTGTACCACCTCGTGGACGGCGCCGGGTACGGCAGTTGGTTGTACGGCGACTGA
- a CDS encoding pyridoxamine 5'-phosphate oxidase family protein: MHHDERADRPGSHGEHQIQREVGTVDRADRFYGEQVLDRLNSRMTEFVARQEMFFLATADGHGECDSTFRAGPPGFLQVIDAATLAYPEYRGNGVMASLGNIRENPHVGILMIDFSQDRIGLHVNGRARLVTDEAMRRKYPGLPVDPVPGRRPQMWVEVEVEEAYIHCSKHIPRLVKAPLRQSVDGGQGAAGDGGQAWGTDDVRRKGGDYFEAAARRHGLASR, translated from the coding sequence TTGCACCACGACGAGCGGGCAGATCGGCCCGGAAGCCACGGAGAGCACCAGATCCAGCGCGAGGTGGGCACCGTCGACCGCGCGGACCGGTTCTACGGCGAACAGGTGCTCGACCGGCTCAACTCGCGAATGACGGAGTTCGTAGCCCGTCAGGAGATGTTCTTCCTCGCCACGGCGGACGGGCACGGGGAGTGCGACAGCACGTTCCGGGCGGGACCGCCCGGTTTTCTCCAGGTGATCGATGCCGCGACCCTGGCGTACCCGGAGTACCGCGGGAACGGGGTCATGGCCTCGCTCGGCAACATCCGGGAGAACCCACACGTCGGCATCTTGATGATCGACTTCTCCCAGGACCGTATCGGTTTGCACGTCAACGGCCGCGCCCGGTTGGTCACCGACGAGGCCATGCGCCGCAAGTACCCCGGCCTGCCCGTCGATCCGGTCCCGGGCCGCCGTCCTCAGATGTGGGTGGAGGTCGAGGTCGAGGAGGCGTACATCCACTGCTCGAAGCACATACCGAGGCTGGTGAAGGCACCGCTGCGGCAGAGCGTCGACGGCGGGCAGGGTGCGGCCGGGGACGGCGGGCAGGCGTGGGGCACGGACGACGTCAGGCGCAAGGGCGGCGACTACTTCGAAGCGGCGGCCCGACGACACGGGCTGGCTTCGCGCTGA